From Pandoraea norimbergensis, the proteins below share one genomic window:
- a CDS encoding THUMP domain-containing class I SAM-dependent RNA methyltransferase: MASFEFFAPCPRGLEEALAAELAELGRLAPLSVGKQVPGGVHFAGPWAAGMAANLYSRIASRVLLRIAQQGYRTEQDIYAFALGQRWEDWFSYQQTLRVDVTGIKAPVRSLEFVTLRIKDAVCDRLREKTGSRPNIDTSEPDVRVFAFLTATDATLYLDTSGEALFKRGWRLDKGAAPLRENLAAGILRLAGWRTDTAADMVLYDPMCGSGTFLAEAAQIALGVPAGVARRFGFEKLKGYDINAWQTMKVQAQEAQRDARVRGVPPTIFGSDISGDMLVKARANLERAGVGDVGLKQVDARDMAPPVDRPGIIVANPPYGERIEVRGRRSPRDAGEDGDFESSGGRGQFQRAQPDGVDAQFFKAFGDMLKQRFTGWSAYLLTADMSLPGQMRLRESRRTPLFNGALECRLFRFDLIAGSVRKRPQEGDAEGSKPDA, from the coding sequence ATGGCTTCCTTCGAATTTTTCGCGCCCTGTCCCCGTGGACTGGAAGAAGCGCTCGCCGCCGAGCTGGCTGAACTGGGGCGTCTGGCCCCCTTGTCGGTTGGCAAACAAGTGCCCGGCGGCGTGCACTTTGCGGGCCCGTGGGCAGCCGGCATGGCGGCCAACCTGTATTCGCGCATCGCGAGCCGTGTGCTGTTGCGCATCGCGCAGCAAGGCTATCGCACCGAACAGGACATTTACGCCTTCGCGCTCGGCCAACGCTGGGAAGACTGGTTCTCGTACCAGCAGACCCTGCGCGTGGACGTCACGGGCATCAAGGCGCCGGTGCGCAGTCTCGAATTCGTCACGCTGCGCATCAAGGATGCCGTGTGCGACCGTCTGCGCGAGAAGACCGGCTCGCGCCCCAACATCGATACGTCCGAACCCGATGTGCGCGTGTTCGCGTTCCTGACGGCCACCGACGCGACGCTTTATCTCGATACGTCCGGTGAGGCGCTGTTCAAGCGCGGCTGGCGTCTGGACAAGGGCGCGGCACCGCTGCGCGAGAACCTCGCGGCGGGCATTCTGCGTCTGGCCGGCTGGCGTACGGACACGGCCGCCGACATGGTGCTGTACGACCCGATGTGCGGCAGCGGCACGTTCCTCGCCGAAGCGGCACAAATCGCGCTCGGCGTGCCGGCCGGTGTGGCGCGCCGCTTCGGTTTCGAGAAGCTCAAGGGCTACGACATCAACGCGTGGCAGACCATGAAGGTGCAGGCGCAGGAAGCGCAACGCGATGCCCGCGTGCGCGGTGTGCCGCCGACGATTTTCGGCAGCGATATCTCGGGCGACATGCTGGTCAAGGCGCGTGCGAATCTGGAGCGCGCCGGGGTGGGCGACGTGGGCCTGAAGCAGGTGGATGCGCGCGACATGGCGCCGCCGGTCGATCGTCCGGGCATCATCGTGGCCAACCCGCCGTATGGCGAGCGTATCGAAGTGCGTGGCCGCCGTTCGCCGCGCGATGCTGGGGAAGATGGCGATTTCGAATCGTCGGGCGGTCGCGGCCAGTTCCAGCGCGCGCAGCCGGACGGCGTGGATGCGCAGTTCTTCAAGGCCTTCGGCGACATGCTCAAGCAACGCTTCACGGGCTGGAGCGCTTATCTGCTGACGGCCGACATGAGCTTGCCGGGCCAGATGCGTCTGCGCGAATCGCGTCGCACGCCGCTCTTCAATGGCGCGCTCGAATGCCGTCTGTTCCGCTTCGATCTGATTGCCGGCTCGGTGCGTAAGCGCCCGCAGGAAGGGGACGCCGAAGGCAGCAAGCCCGACGCATGA
- a CDS encoding 5'-methylthioadenosine/adenosylhomocysteine nucleosidase — translation MTSGPLGIVAALHEEIADLLAEMAPGARVEHIGMRDYHVGRLHGQDCVIVLARIGKVAAAATTTALIHRFGVSEIVFTGLAGGLAHGIAVGDVVVADTLVQHDLDASPLFPRFEVPLLGRATFDTEPSLRDALAQAARDWLAQEMPDHVAADTRSELGMSAPRVHVGQIASGDQFISSAGEVARLREALPQTLAVEMEGAAVAQVCHEYGVPFAVMRTLSDAADDAAHVDFPRFLRDVASVYSHGILARFLSARS, via the coding sequence ATGACGTCTGGCCCGCTCGGCATTGTTGCCGCTCTGCACGAAGAAATTGCCGACCTGCTCGCGGAGATGGCCCCCGGCGCCCGCGTCGAACACATCGGCATGCGTGACTATCACGTGGGCCGACTCCACGGGCAAGACTGCGTGATCGTGCTCGCGCGCATCGGCAAAGTGGCCGCTGCCGCGACAACCACGGCCCTCATTCACCGTTTTGGCGTTAGCGAAATCGTCTTCACCGGTCTGGCGGGTGGTCTCGCCCACGGAATCGCCGTCGGTGATGTCGTCGTGGCCGACACCCTCGTGCAGCACGATCTCGACGCCAGCCCCCTCTTCCCGCGTTTCGAAGTGCCCCTGCTCGGCCGCGCCACGTTCGACACCGAACCGTCGTTACGCGATGCGCTCGCCCAAGCCGCGCGCGATTGGCTCGCACAAGAGATGCCGGACCACGTAGCAGCGGACACGCGAAGCGAACTCGGCATGAGCGCACCGCGCGTGCACGTCGGACAAATCGCGAGTGGCGATCAGTTCATCAGCAGCGCCGGGGAAGTCGCGCGTTTGCGCGAGGCGCTGCCACAGACATTGGCGGTGGAAATGGAAGGCGCCGCCGTCGCGCAGGTGTGCCATGAATATGGTGTGCCGTTTGCCGTCATGCGTACGCTCTCCGACGCCGCCGACGATGCGGCTCACGTCGATTTCCCACGTTTTCTGCGCGATGTCGCGAGTGTGTATTCGCACGGCATCCTTGCGCGGTTTCTGTCAGCGCGAAGCTAG
- a CDS encoding NAD(P)(+) transhydrogenase (Re/Si-specific) subunit beta, with translation MSMNLVTLLYLVASICFIQALKGLSNPKMARRGNAFGMIGMAIAAVTTIALIYELRRLSGGNYSGLGLILAGLVVGGGIGAYVARKVEMTKMPELVAAMHSLIGLAAVCIAVAAVAEPAAFGIVPAGETLLPPGNRIELFIGTFVGAITFSGSVIAFGKLSGKYKFRLFQGAPVQFTGQHTINLLLAIAMLGFGVIFFLSQSWLPFILMAAIAFVLGVLIIIPIGGADMPVVVSMLNSYSGWAAAGIGFSLNNPMLIIAGSLVGSSGAILSYIMCKAMNRSFFNVILGGFGAQAGAAAAGGEQQQRPVKSGSPDDAAFLMSNAESLVIVPGYGLAVARAQHALKELTDKLTEKGVQVRYAIHPVAGRMPGHMNVLLAEAEVPYDQVLEMDEINGEFGQTDVVLVLGANDVVNPAAKNDPQSPIAGMPILEAYKAKTIIVNKRSMAAGYAGLDNELFYLDKTMMVFGDAKKVVEEMVKAVD, from the coding sequence ATGAGCATGAATCTCGTCACGTTGCTCTATCTGGTTGCATCGATCTGTTTCATTCAGGCACTCAAAGGCCTGTCGAACCCGAAGATGGCGCGGCGCGGTAACGCGTTCGGCATGATCGGTATGGCCATCGCGGCCGTCACCACGATTGCCCTGATTTATGAATTGCGCAGGCTCTCCGGTGGCAACTATTCGGGACTCGGTCTGATCCTCGCGGGTCTCGTCGTGGGTGGCGGTATCGGTGCTTACGTCGCTCGCAAGGTCGAGATGACAAAGATGCCGGAACTGGTCGCGGCCATGCACTCGTTGATCGGTCTGGCTGCGGTGTGTATCGCCGTGGCCGCCGTTGCAGAACCAGCCGCCTTTGGCATCGTGCCGGCCGGTGAAACATTGCTGCCGCCGGGTAACCGTATCGAGTTGTTCATCGGCACGTTTGTCGGCGCGATCACGTTCTCGGGTTCGGTTATCGCCTTCGGCAAGCTCTCGGGCAAGTACAAGTTCCGCCTGTTTCAGGGCGCGCCGGTCCAGTTCACGGGGCAGCACACGATCAACCTGCTGCTCGCCATCGCCATGCTCGGCTTCGGCGTGATCTTCTTCCTGTCGCAAAGCTGGCTGCCGTTCATCCTGATGGCAGCCATTGCTTTCGTGCTGGGTGTGCTGATCATCATCCCGATTGGCGGTGCCGATATGCCGGTGGTCGTGTCGATGCTGAACTCGTACTCGGGTTGGGCCGCCGCCGGTATCGGCTTCTCGCTGAACAACCCGATGCTGATCATTGCAGGCTCGCTGGTCGGTTCGTCGGGTGCGATTCTGTCGTACATCATGTGTAAGGCGATGAATCGCTCGTTCTTCAACGTGATTCTCGGCGGCTTTGGTGCGCAGGCGGGTGCAGCAGCGGCAGGCGGCGAACAGCAGCAACGTCCGGTGAAATCGGGTTCGCCTGATGACGCCGCGTTCCTGATGAGCAATGCAGAGTCGCTGGTGATCGTGCCGGGTTACGGCTTGGCCGTGGCGCGCGCGCAGCACGCGCTCAAGGAACTGACCGACAAGCTCACCGAAAAGGGTGTGCAGGTCCGCTATGCCATTCACCCGGTGGCAGGTCGTATGCCGGGCCACATGAATGTGCTGCTCGCGGAAGCCGAAGTCCCCTACGATCAAGTGCTGGAAATGGACGAGATCAACGGTGAATTCGGCCAGACCGACGTGGTGCTTGTGTTGGGCGCCAACGACGTGGTGAACCCGGCCGCAAAGAACGATCCGCAATCGCCGATTGCCGGCATGCCGATTCTCGAAGCCTACAAGGCCAAGACGATCATCGTGAACAAGCGTTCGATGGCTGCGGGCTACGCCGGACTGGACAACGAACTGTTCTATCTCGACAAGACGATGATGGTGTTCGGCGACGCGAAGAAGGTGGTCGAAGAGATGGTCAAGGCGGTCGACTGA
- a CDS encoding NAD(P) transhydrogenase subunit alpha, whose amino-acid sequence MEMINHTVINLIIFVLAVYVGYHVVWNVTPALHTPLMAVTNAISAIVIVGAMLAAGLTEGGLGKTMGVVAVALAAVNVFGGFLVTQRMLEMFKKKDKPVKAEGNKQ is encoded by the coding sequence ATGGAAATGATCAATCACACGGTGATCAATCTGATCATCTTCGTGCTGGCGGTGTACGTCGGCTATCACGTGGTGTGGAACGTCACACCGGCACTGCACACGCCGCTGATGGCGGTCACGAACGCCATTTCGGCCATCGTGATCGTGGGCGCCATGCTCGCCGCTGGTCTGACCGAAGGTGGTCTGGGCAAGACGATGGGTGTCGTGGCGGTGGCACTGGCAGCGGTGAACGTGTTCGGGGGTTTCCTCGTCACGCAACGCATGCTCGAGATGTTCAAGAAGAAGGACAAGCCTGTTAAGGCTGAGGGGAACAAGCAATGA
- a CDS encoding Re/Si-specific NAD(P)(+) transhydrogenase subunit alpha produces MRIGIPAETLAGETRVAATPETVKKLVASGHQVVVAHGAGDAASVPDAAFVAAGASIGSAAEALGAELVLKVRAPSPEELAQIPRSTVLVGMLNPFDAENNSRMAAAGITAFALEAAPRTTRAQSMDVLSSQANIAGYKAVMLAANLYQRFMPMLMTAAGTVKAARLVVLGAGVAGLQAIATAKRLGAVIEASDVRPAVREQIESLGAKFIDVPFETDEEREIAKGVGGYARPMPAAWLARQSQLVHTRLTQADIVISTALIPGRAAPTLIAEDTVKAMKPGSVIIDLAAGRGTNGGGNCPLSVADEIVKVHGVTIAGYTNLAGMVAADASALYARNVLDFLKLVIDKENKLVIDTNDDIVAACLMCRDGQVLRAA; encoded by the coding sequence ATGAGAATCGGCATCCCCGCCGAGACGCTTGCCGGCGAAACCCGTGTGGCGGCCACGCCAGAAACGGTCAAGAAGCTGGTCGCGTCAGGTCATCAGGTGGTCGTTGCACATGGCGCAGGAGACGCAGCCAGCGTCCCCGACGCCGCTTTTGTCGCCGCAGGTGCTTCCATTGGCAGCGCGGCCGAGGCATTGGGGGCGGAACTCGTCCTCAAAGTGCGCGCCCCATCCCCGGAAGAACTTGCGCAGATCCCCCGCAGCACGGTGCTCGTGGGCATGCTCAATCCGTTCGACGCCGAAAACAACTCACGCATGGCCGCCGCGGGTATTACCGCGTTCGCGCTCGAAGCCGCGCCGCGCACCACACGTGCGCAAAGCATGGACGTGCTCTCTTCACAGGCCAACATTGCGGGCTACAAAGCCGTGATGCTTGCCGCCAATCTGTATCAGCGTTTCATGCCGATGCTGATGACGGCGGCCGGTACGGTCAAGGCCGCGCGCCTCGTTGTGCTGGGCGCTGGCGTCGCAGGCTTGCAAGCGATTGCCACGGCCAAGCGCCTCGGTGCGGTGATTGAAGCGTCGGACGTGCGTCCGGCCGTGCGCGAGCAGATCGAATCGCTTGGCGCGAAGTTCATCGACGTGCCGTTCGAAACCGACGAAGAGCGTGAGATTGCCAAGGGTGTGGGCGGCTACGCTCGCCCGATGCCTGCGGCTTGGCTCGCCCGCCAGTCGCAGCTCGTGCACACGCGTCTGACGCAAGCGGACATCGTCATCTCCACCGCGTTGATCCCGGGGCGTGCTGCGCCGACGCTCATCGCTGAAGACACGGTCAAAGCCATGAAGCCCGGTTCCGTGATCATCGATCTGGCCGCTGGGCGTGGCACAAACGGCGGCGGCAATTGCCCGCTGTCGGTGGCCGACGAGATCGTGAAGGTACACGGTGTGACGATTGCCGGTTATACCAACCTCGCAGGCATGGTCGCGGCTGACGCGTCGGCTCTGTATGCCCGCAACGTGCTCGACTTCCTCAAGCTGGTGATCGACAAGGAAAACAAGCTCGTCATCGATACCAACGACGACATCGTCGCCGCGTGCCTGATGTGCCGCGACGGTCAGGTGCTGCGGGCTGCATAA
- a CDS encoding NUDIX hydrolase: protein MDERWKPNVTVAAVVERDGRFLFVEEQKSAGLLINQPAGHLDHGESILDAVTREVLEETAYVFTPRQLLGVYLAPGPGDITYLRFAFTGELGEHDASRTLDEGIVGTVWLTPDEVRAQRARHRSPLLERCVDDYLRGVRYDLALLQTHPAVTDGQGNT, encoded by the coding sequence ATGGATGAGCGCTGGAAGCCCAACGTGACGGTCGCGGCGGTTGTCGAGCGCGACGGCCGCTTTCTCTTTGTCGAAGAGCAGAAAAGCGCGGGCCTGTTGATCAATCAACCGGCCGGGCATCTGGACCATGGCGAATCGATTCTCGACGCAGTTACGCGTGAGGTGCTTGAGGAGACGGCGTACGTCTTCACGCCACGGCAACTGCTTGGCGTCTATCTGGCACCGGGCCCGGGCGACATCACCTACCTGCGTTTTGCCTTCACCGGCGAGCTTGGCGAGCACGACGCTTCGCGCACGCTCGACGAGGGCATCGTGGGCACGGTCTGGCTCACGCCGGACGAGGTACGCGCCCAGCGCGCGCGCCACCGCTCGCCGCTGCTGGAGCGGTGCGTGGACGATTACCTGCGGGGCGTACGATACGACCTCGCGCTACTTCAGACCCATCCGGCAGTGACCGATGGGCAAGGCAATACATGA
- the mnmA gene encoding tRNA 2-thiouridine(34) synthase MnmA, with translation MSQKRVVVGMSGGVDSSVTAWLLKQQGYDVVGLFMKNWEDDDDSEYCSTRQDWIDVVSVADLIGIDVEAVNFAAEYKDRVFAEFLREYSAGRTPNPDVLCNAEIKFKAFLDHAIALGGETIATGHYARVREREGRFELLKAVDHTKDQSYFLHRLNQHQLSRTMFPLGEMPKTKVREIAAQIGLPNAKKKDSTGICFIGERPFRDFLNRYLPTKPGPMKTPDGTVVGEHVGLAFYTLGQRKGIGLGGSRDGSGEPWFVARKDMTNNTLYVVQGHDHPWLLSGTLNAEDVSWVAGEAPAGGLRCGAKTRYRQADAACEVVHASGEALTLSFAEPQWAVTPGQSAVLYDGDICLGGGIIASTTEIDPATATATSATTGNATNASNQTILNTH, from the coding sequence ATGAGTCAAAAACGCGTAGTAGTGGGCATGTCGGGCGGCGTGGATTCGTCGGTCACGGCATGGCTGCTCAAACAACAAGGCTACGACGTCGTCGGACTGTTCATGAAGAACTGGGAAGACGATGACGATAGCGAATATTGCTCGACCCGGCAGGACTGGATCGACGTGGTGTCGGTCGCCGACCTGATCGGCATCGATGTCGAAGCCGTGAACTTCGCCGCCGAATACAAGGACCGCGTGTTCGCGGAGTTCCTGCGCGAATACTCGGCGGGCCGCACGCCCAATCCGGACGTGCTGTGCAACGCCGAGATCAAGTTCAAGGCGTTCCTCGATCACGCCATTGCATTGGGCGGCGAGACGATTGCGACCGGGCACTACGCCCGCGTGCGCGAACGCGAAGGGCGCTTCGAACTGCTCAAGGCAGTCGATCACACCAAAGACCAGAGCTACTTCCTGCATCGCCTGAATCAGCACCAGCTCTCGCGCACGATGTTCCCGCTCGGCGAAATGCCGAAGACGAAGGTGCGCGAGATTGCCGCGCAGATCGGTTTGCCGAATGCAAAGAAGAAGGACTCGACGGGCATCTGCTTCATCGGCGAGCGTCCGTTCCGCGACTTCCTGAACCGCTATCTGCCGACCAAGCCGGGCCCGATGAAGACGCCCGACGGCACGGTCGTGGGCGAGCACGTCGGTCTGGCGTTCTACACGCTGGGTCAGCGCAAGGGCATTGGTCTGGGCGGTAGCCGCGATGGTTCTGGCGAGCCGTGGTTCGTTGCCCGCAAGGACATGACGAACAACACGCTGTACGTGGTGCAAGGCCATGATCATCCGTGGCTGCTCTCCGGCACGCTGAACGCCGAAGACGTGTCTTGGGTCGCGGGCGAAGCCCCGGCCGGCGGCCTGCGATGCGGTGCCAAGACGCGCTATCGTCAGGCCGACGCCGCGTGCGAAGTCGTGCACGCGAGTGGCGAAGCCCTGACGTTATCGTTTGCCGAGCCGCAATGGGCCGTCACGCCGGGTCAGTCGGCGGTGCTCTACGACGGCGATATCTGTCTGGGCGGCGGCATCATTGCGTCCACGACGGAAATCGATCCGGCCACGGCAACGGCCACGTCGGCAACCACCGGCAACGCGACGAACGCCTCGAATCAAACGATCCTCAATACGCATTAA
- a CDS encoding FMN-binding glutamate synthase family protein — translation MFSRRFLALWLAVALLVATLALVLFDGWHPLWPLPFAALVALGAWDVVQQRHAVLRNYPLWGHFRFLFEFIRPEIRQYFVEDDTSETPFSRAQRSIVYQRAKGDVDSRPFGTEIDVKAAGYEWIAHSLAPTVLDNHDFRITIGPDRAQPYSASIFNISAMSFGALSANAIRSLNRGAKLGNFIHDTGEGSISPHHREQGGDLIWEVASGYFGCRNDDGTFSAEKFTAQATTPQVKMIEVKLSQGAKPGHGGVLPAAKITPEISATRGVPMGQDCISPARHSEFSTPLGLLQFVDRLRNLSGGKPTGFKLCIGHPWEFFGIVKAMLESGILPDFIVVDGSEGGTGAAPLEFTDHVGTPLQEGLLLVHNTLVGAGLRDKIRIGASGKIVTAFDIARTLAIGADWCNSARGFMFAIGCIQSQKCHTDRCPTGVATQDPLRQRALVVPDKAERVHQFHQHTLHALQELIQAAGLAHPSDLRAHHIVKRVSSNEIRLMSESLKYLEPGDLLRGQFRYQLYEKYWPMGRADSFAPATAA, via the coding sequence ATGTTTTCGCGCCGATTCCTGGCACTGTGGCTGGCTGTCGCGTTGCTCGTCGCAACGCTTGCGTTAGTGCTGTTCGACGGATGGCATCCGTTATGGCCGCTGCCGTTTGCGGCGTTGGTGGCGCTCGGGGCATGGGACGTGGTGCAGCAACGCCACGCAGTGTTGCGCAACTACCCGTTGTGGGGACACTTCCGGTTTCTGTTCGAATTCATTCGGCCGGAAATCCGCCAGTATTTTGTGGAAGACGACACGTCCGAGACGCCGTTCTCGCGAGCCCAGCGCAGCATCGTCTACCAGCGCGCCAAGGGGGATGTCGACAGTCGACCCTTCGGCACCGAAATCGACGTGAAGGCTGCGGGCTACGAATGGATTGCGCATTCGCTGGCGCCCACGGTGCTTGATAACCACGACTTCCGCATCACCATCGGGCCGGATCGCGCACAGCCGTATTCGGCCTCGATCTTCAATATCTCGGCGATGAGTTTCGGGGCGCTGTCGGCCAATGCCATTCGCTCGCTCAACCGGGGCGCCAAGCTCGGCAACTTCATTCACGACACCGGCGAAGGTTCGATTTCGCCGCATCATCGCGAGCAGGGCGGCGACCTGATCTGGGAAGTGGCGTCGGGGTATTTCGGCTGCCGCAACGACGACGGTACCTTCAGTGCTGAGAAATTCACCGCGCAGGCCACGACGCCGCAGGTGAAGATGATCGAGGTGAAGCTCTCGCAAGGGGCGAAGCCGGGTCACGGCGGGGTGCTGCCGGCCGCAAAGATCACCCCCGAGATTTCAGCGACACGCGGTGTGCCGATGGGGCAGGACTGCATTTCGCCCGCGCGTCACAGCGAGTTCTCCACACCGCTGGGCTTGCTGCAATTCGTCGATCGTCTGCGCAATCTGTCGGGCGGCAAGCCGACCGGCTTCAAGTTGTGCATCGGGCATCCGTGGGAGTTCTTCGGCATCGTCAAGGCGATGCTGGAGAGCGGCATCTTGCCCGACTTTATCGTCGTCGATGGATCGGAAGGCGGCACCGGTGCTGCGCCGCTGGAGTTCACCGATCACGTGGGCACGCCGCTGCAAGAGGGGCTGCTGCTCGTGCATAACACGCTGGTGGGCGCGGGGTTGCGCGACAAGATCCGCATTGGCGCGTCGGGCAAGATCGTGACGGCGTTCGACATCGCGCGCACGCTGGCGATTGGCGCCGACTGGTGCAACTCGGCGCGCGGCTTTATGTTTGCCATCGGTTGCATTCAGTCGCAGAAGTGCCATACCGACCGCTGCCCGACCGGCGTCGCCACGCAAGACCCGTTGCGTCAGCGTGCGCTCGTGGTGCCCGACAAGGCTGAGCGCGTTCATCAGTTCCACCAGCACACATTGCACGCATTGCAGGAGCTGATTCAGGCCGCAGGGCTGGCGCATCCGTCCGATCTGCGTGCGCATCACATCGTCAAGCGTGTGTCGTCCAACGAGATCCGCCTGATGTCGGAGTCGCTGAAGTATCTCGAACCCGGCGACCTGTTGCGCGGGCAATTCCGCTATCAGCTCTACGAGAAGTATTGGCCGATGGGACGGGCCGACAGTTTTGCGCCCGCGACAGCGGCCTGA
- a CDS encoding helix-turn-helix transcriptional regulator, with translation MSTVRFLISRHDTNLKVNGLVQALPAGSMTATSSDAETDASDGTTAHDFHVCDLQALYPDVVDLLDRRPLGVFHRQAARTLLLEPSMLDVAVALQNIDRMAMLRFFYVYCLCRDQRYFSAMLRQSIAGSHSLFDFVEANFHKPWPVGRLADEFGMPLRKFRYLFQQTYGMPAKQWLLERRLRLARDLLLSTRHKVLDIALECGFTNHAHFTDTFRKRFDCAPTEIRLGAPPLRGGQRVAMTRADSYAAMRADLVAGHGALADGGVV, from the coding sequence ATGAGTACGGTGCGATTTCTCATCAGCCGCCACGACACCAATCTGAAAGTGAATGGTCTCGTGCAAGCCTTGCCCGCCGGTAGCATGACGGCAACCAGTTCCGATGCAGAGACAGACGCCTCGGACGGCACGACAGCACACGATTTTCATGTGTGCGATTTGCAGGCGCTGTATCCGGATGTGGTGGATTTGCTCGACCGGCGCCCGCTCGGTGTCTTTCATCGGCAGGCCGCGCGCACGCTGCTGCTTGAGCCGAGCATGCTCGACGTGGCCGTCGCGTTGCAGAACATCGACCGAATGGCCATGCTGCGATTCTTCTATGTCTATTGCCTGTGCCGCGATCAGCGCTATTTCTCCGCGATGTTGCGGCAGTCGATCGCTGGCAGTCATTCACTGTTCGACTTCGTCGAAGCCAATTTCCACAAACCGTGGCCTGTGGGGCGTCTGGCCGACGAGTTCGGCATGCCGCTTCGCAAGTTCCGCTATCTCTTCCAGCAAACGTACGGCATGCCCGCCAAGCAATGGTTGCTTGAACGGCGGTTGCGGCTCGCGCGCGATCTGCTGCTGTCCACCCGGCACAAGGTGCTCGACATTGCGCTCGAATGCGGTTTCACGAATCACGCACATTTCACCGATACCTTCCGCAAGCGCTTTGATTGCGCACCGACGGAAATCCGTTTGGGTGCACCGCCTCTGCGGGGTGGCCAACGCGTGGCGATGACACGCGCCGATTCCTACGCGGCCATGCGTGCCGATCTCGTCGCCGGGCATGGCGCGCTGGCTGACGGAGGCGTGGTGTGA
- the sctF gene encoding type III secretion system needle filament subunit SctF — protein MNVEEINNQFGESSRRVSEQAMQSLRTRKLDDPAQMIAVQFELQQATTMFGLHSAIIKLVKDTLMGIIAKIA, from the coding sequence GTGAACGTCGAGGAAATCAACAATCAGTTCGGCGAGTCGTCGCGCCGGGTGTCGGAGCAGGCGATGCAAAGTTTGCGCACGCGAAAGCTCGACGACCCGGCACAGATGATCGCCGTGCAGTTTGAGCTGCAACAGGCGACGACAATGTTTGGCCTGCATAGCGCGATCATCAAGCTCGTCAAGGATACGTTGATGGGCATCATCGCCAAGATCGCATGA
- a CDS encoding DUF1039 domain-containing protein, whose amino-acid sequence MTSEAGETMPARQTDDIPAAGRWLDALTRQVVVELAFAGACHGMAAEARTILDALPCLVDDVETRQWLHAALLTALGDAGAAHAALAGDAKTVASDPAATQVLYEWLAATAALPASANDASRNLPAIHPFSRS is encoded by the coding sequence ATGACGTCCGAGGCAGGTGAGACGATGCCGGCCCGGCAAACGGATGACATCCCCGCTGCCGGTCGATGGCTTGATGCGTTGACCCGACAGGTCGTCGTCGAACTGGCGTTTGCGGGGGCGTGCCACGGGATGGCAGCCGAGGCTCGGACCATTCTCGATGCTTTGCCCTGTCTGGTTGACGACGTCGAAACACGGCAGTGGCTGCACGCGGCATTGCTGACGGCGCTCGGTGATGCCGGGGCGGCTCACGCAGCGCTCGCCGGCGATGCGAAAACCGTTGCATCGGACCCGGCGGCGACGCAGGTCCTATATGAATGGCTCGCCGCAACGGCGGCCCTACCTGCGAGCGCGAACGATGCCTCGCGCAATCTTCCTGCAATTCATCCCTTCTCCAGATCATGA
- the sctI gene encoding type III secretion system inner rod subunit SctI: protein MSVDSIHESVQRVTAVNLPTSRPTLAEAGDAARFTEVLAHATPLPEHHLLSAAGKLAANTENLTTRVTLDDRTLDDPQRLLQAQRELTERVLSLELVAKVAGATTQGVNKLVHMQ, encoded by the coding sequence ATGAGTGTCGATTCCATCCACGAAAGCGTGCAGCGGGTCACTGCGGTCAACTTGCCGACTTCGCGGCCAACGCTTGCCGAAGCGGGCGATGCCGCCCGCTTTACCGAGGTGCTGGCACATGCAACGCCGCTGCCTGAGCATCACTTGTTGAGTGCCGCCGGCAAACTCGCGGCCAATACCGAAAACCTGACGACGCGCGTCACGCTCGATGACCGTACGCTTGACGATCCACAACGTCTGCTTCAAGCGCAGCGCGAGTTGACCGAGCGCGTGCTATCGCTCGAACTTGTCGCCAAGGTGGCCGGTGCCACGACGCAGGGTGTGAACAAACTTGTTCACATGCAATGA